The Thalassotalea sediminis genome includes the window CGTTTCTGCATGCAAATGAAGCCGGTTTGCGAGTGTGCCATAAAGACCATCGCCAGTAATCGGCGTATTTAGTCCATCGGGGTGGGCACAATGTACACGTAGTTGATGTGTACGGCCGGTGATAGGGTATAATTGAATCAGTGTTTTATTATTTAAGCGTTCTAAAACATGCCATTTAGTTTTAGCCACTTTTCCATATTGCCAACATACTTTTTGACGGGGACGGTCATTAATATCAAGAATTAATGGCAAATCTATATTGCCCGACTCCTGTGCAATAACACCATCAACTAAAGCGATATAGCGCTTTTTAACGGTTTTTTCTATAAATTGCTGTTGTATTGATTTATGCGCGCGCTCATTCAAAGCAAGTACTAGTAAGCCTGACGTAGCCATATCTAAGCGGTGAACAATTAATTTTCCTTGGGCGTAGGGAAATTTTGCTTTTATTCTCGTTTCAACGGAATCTTGAATATTTTTACCGGGTACCGAGAGTAATCCGGCTGGTTTGTTTACGACCACAATATGTTGGTCGTGATAAACAATCTCCAATGGTAATTTTTCCGCAGGGTTAGACAATAATGGATTAATATCTACCTCCATGCCTTGCAGCATGTGAGGCAATATTGGTCCACATTTTCCTTGGCAAGCGGGATAAAAATGACCATGTTTGCGAATCTCTGCAGGGTGAGATTTTCCCCACCAAAATTCGGTAAAACATACGGGCACTAATTGCTGTTTAAATGCATATTGCAATAGTTTAGGTGCGGCGCAATCTCCCGTTCCTGCGGGCGGTTTCCCTTGATTTTGTGCAGCAAACAGCTCAAGCACGCCTTTTTTTTCTCCGTTAATATTGTGTAATTGATATTGTTGAAATAATTGTTTTTGCAGTTTATTTGAAAGCTTTTTTCGACGTTTTTTCAATTGCTCAATGATCAATAATTTTTCATTAAGTGTGTCATTTACTTCGGTAATGCGGTGTTGCCACTGTGCTTTTAACGCCTTTAACTCTTTTTTGTGTTCAACGCTTTCTCGTGAAAGCGCAATACTTACGTGCTTCGCTTGTGTAAAAGCTTCAGGAGTGTGCTGTTCTGACCAAGGCGACAGTTTCTCGGCAATGTGCGTTCGTGTTACTTTTCGCTGTTTCTTTGCTTCAACCATTTTTTGCTGTTGAGCGCTGATGGCGCTTTCAGCTTGTTGTTTAATTGCGGCTAATTGTTGCGTTAATGTCGCTAAGGTTGCGCAAGTTGTTAACATTTCAATTTCGTGGTTAAGTTCATTGATAATGGTTTGATGTATAGTGAAGTCACTATTATCAGCAAACCCTTCAAATATATTCGGAACAAAGTGTTGGTTAAATGTTTCTTTTATCTTTGGTGAGGATATTGTGGCACCAGAATATGCACATAAATAACCCAATTCACCATGCTGGTTCTTAACCACTAATACACCATACATTTTTCCTTCTGTTTGCTCAGGAGGGGCAGCATGTATGCTTAGCCATTGCTGTAATTCAGTTGCAGCTTTTTTTGCCCAAGGGTCAGGCTGATAGCAAAAAGGGTAAGTAAACTTAGAGGGTAATGCAGCTAAGTCTGGCAGATCAGCAAAGGGGATCACTAAATTTGGTGTGTTCATTGAGATCATAACTTTGCAACTGCTATTGGTTAGGTGAATGTTAACGAAAAAGAATTTTACGTAAAAAGTAGGTTTAACGCTATGATATCAATATGCATGTCATTTATGTAGTAGGCGCTTTTCATCATATTTATTACAGTCTTATAGCGCTTAAGTTAAGCGAAATCAAAAGCTGAGACGTTAGGATAGGGATAAAATTGTGCGTTATTCATTCTAACCTTGATGGCATTAGTGTTGTTTGTGGATATTAGCTTTAATTGACTAATTGTTTGCTTACCTAACTGGTAATATTAGCTATAATAAAACAATATCATTGTATCTAGCAATGATATTGTTTTAGGTAGTACTCAGTGATAAAAAATAACAAACCATTGTCATCTATTACTCAACAAGTCGCGTTATTATCAGAAGTATTGAATAACGTTGGAGCCTGTATTTTTGCCAAGGATCTTAACGGCAAATACCTTTACGCCAACGATATGGTACTAGAGGTATTTGGCATGCCTTTAGAAAATGTGATTGGTAAAGATGACAGCCACTTTTTCGACTTAAGTATTTCTGATCAGTTAAGGAACAACGATAAAAAAGTACTTACGGAAGGCGTCATCGTTGAACAAGAAGAAACGAATTATATTAAAGCAACGGGTGAAGTTCGCATTTATCATTCGGTAAAAAAACCACTGTTTGATGAAGAAAAACGCATTATAGGATTATGCGGTATTTCAACAGATATTACTGAACAAAAAAGATTAGAAAACCTAGTTAAAAAGCAAAAAGATTTACTGAATATTGTACTCGATAACGTTGATGCACATATCTATATGAAAGACAATCAACGTACCTTTAAGTATGTGAATAGTCGAGTTGCGGCACTATTCGGCTTACCAGTAGAGCAAGTTGTTGGTAAGAAAGAGACTGACATATTGCCAGAAGACGTTGCAGAGCATTTTTACCAGTCGGATAAAAAACTCTTTGAAACAGGTGAGCGACAAACGATTGATGAAACAGTGATTGATGACGAAGGTAATGAACATCATTACCTGAGTGTTAAAATTCCGTTCTACCCTGAAAATGAAGACCCAGTGTTAATAGGTTTTTCAACGGAAGTGACTGAGCTATATAAGTTGAAAGAGCAATTTAGAAAACAGGCAAACACTGATTCTCTTACTGGCTTGTTTAATCGTCGATATTTTGTTGAACATGCTGAACGTGAATTCAAAAGGGCACAACGAAATGGAAAACCATTAACCGTTATTTCAATTGATATTGATCACTTTAAAGATATTAATGATAAGTATGGTCATCCAGTTGGCGATGAAGTGCTGGTTGAGGTAAGTAAGCAGTTACTCCCTAATTTGCGCAGTGAAGATGTGCTTGCGCGAATTGGTGGCGAAGAGTTTGCTATTGTGCTGCCAGATACCGACTTGCAACAAGCCAGTCACATTGCTGAAAGAATTCGCCACCAACAAGATTGCATTCGTATTAAAGGCAATTGGCAAGGTGAATTAAATGTACAAGTGAGTGTTGGTGTAGCCATTAAACTAGACGATGATAGTAACT containing:
- a CDS encoding RluA family pseudouridine synthase; translation: MNTPNLVIPFADLPDLAALPSKFTYPFCYQPDPWAKKAATELQQWLSIHAAPPEQTEGKMYGVLVVKNQHGELGYLCAYSGATISSPKIKETFNQHFVPNIFEGFADNSDFTIHQTIINELNHEIEMLTTCATLATLTQQLAAIKQQAESAISAQQQKMVEAKKQRKVTRTHIAEKLSPWSEQHTPEAFTQAKHVSIALSRESVEHKKELKALKAQWQHRITEVNDTLNEKLLIIEQLKKRRKKLSNKLQKQLFQQYQLHNINGEKKGVLELFAAQNQGKPPAGTGDCAAPKLLQYAFKQQLVPVCFTEFWWGKSHPAEIRKHGHFYPACQGKCGPILPHMLQGMEVDINPLLSNPAEKLPLEIVYHDQHIVVVNKPAGLLSVPGKNIQDSVETRIKAKFPYAQGKLIVHRLDMATSGLLVLALNERAHKSIQQQFIEKTVKKRYIALVDGVIAQESGNIDLPLILDINDRPRQKVCWQYGKVAKTKWHVLERLNNKTLIQLYPITGRTHQLRVHCAHPDGLNTPITGDGLYGTLANRLHLHAETLSFNHPITKEPLSFQRRVNF
- a CDS encoding sensor domain-containing diguanylate cyclase — translated: MIKNNKPLSSITQQVALLSEVLNNVGACIFAKDLNGKYLYANDMVLEVFGMPLENVIGKDDSHFFDLSISDQLRNNDKKVLTEGVIVEQEETNYIKATGEVRIYHSVKKPLFDEEKRIIGLCGISTDITEQKRLENLVKKQKDLLNIVLDNVDAHIYMKDNQRTFKYVNSRVAALFGLPVEQVVGKKETDILPEDVAEHFYQSDKKLFETGERQTIDETVIDDEGNEHHYLSVKIPFYPENEDPVLIGFSTEVTELYKLKEQFRKQANTDSLTGLFNRRYFVEHAEREFKRAQRNGKPLTVISIDIDHFKDINDKYGHPVGDEVLVEVSKQLLPNLRSEDVLARIGGEEFAIVLPDTDLQQASHIAERIRHQQDCIRIKGNWQGELNVQVSVGVAIKLDDDSNFDVLFSRADKALYMAKNNGRNQVFCHN